In the Desulfovibrio legallii genome, CCCCGGCATAGCCCGCGAAGCAGGGCCGCCGCCCCTTGCGCAAAGCGGCCGGAGGGGGTACAGGGCACCCAAGATCTTACGGATGGAGCGGAATGCGTATCCTCCACAAGCAACAGCACTTGTCCCCCCTGGAAGGCCCGCGCCTGGAGCCGCACCCCTTTCACGCCGCTGGCGCGCCGCCGGACGAACGCGACGGCGCGCCCTTGGTGCCTGTAGGCCGACCCGAGCGCGGCGACCGTCCGGTCGCCGCGCCGCACCAACCTGTGCCCCAGAACGACGCCTTTGAGTTCCGCCAGCTGGGCGAAGAAGACTTTGAGGAATTTGAAGCCCTGCTGCGCTACGCCTTTCAGGTCAGCTCCTCGGAGATGGCCCGCATCGGCTGGTCCGACAAGGAGATGAAGCAGTCCAAGCTGCCCATTTTCGAGGCCTCGCACGTTATGGGCTGGTTCTACAAAGGCCACCTCGCCTCGCAGATCGTCATCTACCCCATGGAAGTGAACATCCACGGCAGCATCTGCAAAATGGGCGGCATCACGGGCGTGGCCACCTACCCGGAATACACGGGCCGCGGGCTCATCCGCACCCTTATCGGCAAAAGCCTGGAATACATGCGCGACCAGCAGCAGGCCATCTCCTACCTCTGCCCCTACTCCATCCCCCTCTACCGCAAGCACGGCTGGGAAATCATCTCGGACAAGATGACCTTCACCATCAAGGATACCCAGCTGCCCCGCCGCCACCCCGTGGACGGACAGATCGAGCGCGTGGACATCGAAAGCGAAGACCTGCACCGCGTCTACCGCTACTTTGCCCGGCAGGAGCACGGCGCGCTCATCCGCGGCGCGCTGGAATGGGAAGAATACTGGCGCTGGGATTCGGACGACGTCATGGCCGCCGTATACTACAGCGCGGACGGCAAGCCCCTGGGCTACGTCATCTACTACATAGAAAACGAAATTTTCAGCATCAAGGAAATGGTCTACCTGAATCAGGAGGCCAAATCAGGCATCTGGAACTATATCAGCGCTCACTTCTCTATGATCACCAAGGTGGAGGGCTGCAACTACAGCGGGGAATCCCTGGCCTTCCAGTTTGAAGACAGCGAAATCGACGAGACTATCCAGCCCTACGCCATGGCCCGCATCGTGGACGTGCAGAAATTTGTGGAAACCTACGCCTTCCAGATCACAGATCCGCGCCTGGTGCTGGAGCTCAACGTAAGCGACCCCATGGCCCCCTGGAACAACGGCATCTTCCGCGTGGGCTGGGCTGAGGGCCGCACCTTGTGCGAAAAAGTGCCCGCCTGGAGCACTGGGCACCGCATCTCCCTCAACATCCAGACCCTCACCACCATGCTTATGGGCTACAAACGCCCCACCTACCTCTACAACAACGACCGCATTGATATGGACTACCACCTGCTTAAAAAGCTGGAAAGCCTTATCCCCTCGGACAAACCCTACTTTTCAGACTACTTTTAGAGCAGATTAACTTTAAGAATATGCATTCTCAAAGTTTACGGCACGCTTGTTTCGGCGCTTAACAGCGCAAAATGCATTGCGCTTCCGCCTCCACAGCAGGGGGCTGCGCAAGCAGACGCCCGCCCCACCATACGGAACAGGCCGGGAGGCGAACCCCCCGGCCTGCGTTTTTTTCAACAGCCCGCGTGTGCAGCGGCAGGGCCCGGACGCCCCTACGCGGCGAAGTTGTAGCCGGCCTCCAACGCCTTGGCGTTGACGGGCACCAGGTGGGCGTAGTGGCTGCTGACCACACGGCGCAGGGCTTCCTGCACGGCCGCCAGGGGCAGGGCCGCGGTGGCCCGAATCCAGGCTCCCAGGGCCACCATGTTGGCCAGCTTCACGTTGCCGAGCTCATGGGCCATGTCGTTGACCGGGATGTAGACGCTGCGGCGGCTGGCGTCCAGCAGCCCACGGTCAATAAGGGAAGCGTTGACAATCTGCACGCCCGCTTTGTGCAGGCGCGGCTGGAACTTGGTCAGCGAGGGCTCGTTGAGGATGATGGTGGAACGCGGTTCGCGCACCAAGGGCGCGCCGATGGGGTGCGTATCCAGCACCACGGTGCAGTTGGCCGTGCCGCCGCGCATTTCCGCGCCGTATACGGGGATGAAGGACACCTCCAGCCCGTGCTCCATGCCCGCCTGGGCCAGCAGATTGCCCGCCAGCATGACGCCCTGCCCGCCGAAACCGGCAATAATCACGTCCTGATACTCACTCATGGTCGGCCTCCTGCGGGGCGGCCGCGTCCTTGTACACGCCCAGGGGGAACTCGGGGATCATGGCCTCCGCAATGCGTTTGTTGGCCGCGATGGGGTCCATGTGCCAGTTGGTGGGGCAGCCGGAAAGCAGCTCCACAAAGCCGAAGCCCAGGCCGTTGATCTGCGCCTCAAAGGCGCGGCGCAGGGCCTTTTTGGCCGCGCGCACATGGGCCACGCTGTCCAGGGCGCAGCGCGCGGCATAGGCCACGCCGCCGAGCTGGGCCATGAGCTCCGCCATATGGATGGGCCCGCCCTCGTTGGCGGCGTTGCGGCCGTGCACGGTGGTGGTGGTCTTCTGCCCCAGCAGGGTGGTGGGGGCCATCTGGCCGCCGGTCATGCCGTAAACCGTGTTGTTGATGAACACGGCGGTAATGCGCTCGCCCCGGTTGGCCGCGTGCAGAGATTCGGCCATGCCGATGGCGGCCATATCGCCGTCGCCCTGGTAGGTAAAAACCACGGCGTCGGGCCGGGCGCGGCGCACGCCCGTGGCCACGGCGCAGGCCCGGCCGTGGGGGGCCTCCAGGCCGTCCACGTTGAAGTAATCGTATGTAAAGGTGGCGCAGCCCACCGAGGCCACCAGAATGGTCCTTTCCGCCACGCCCAGCTCATGCAGCACCTCGCTCACCAGGCGGTGGGCAATGCCGTGATGGCAGCCGGGGCAGTAGTGGGTTTCGCGCTCATTGAGCACGGGGTTGGCGTCAAAAACCAGGGTTTCGCCCGCCTGGGGGCGCAGTTCTTCTTGCAGTGCGGTATCCATCACTTCTCCTCCAGGGCCTGGAGCATAGGCTCGCGCAGGGCCTCGGCCCCCACGAACAGCCCGGGCATGACCCCGTGCCAGCGCACCTCGGCCGCCGCCGCGCCGGGCTGGGCGCAGAGGGCCAGGCGCACGTCCTCCACCATCTGTCCCGTGTTCTGTTCCAGCACCAGAAAGCGCCGGCCCGGGGCCAGGGCGCGCAGGGCTTCGTCCGGGAAGGGATAGAGGGTCACAGGGCGGAAGAGCCCCACCTTGCGCCCTTCCGCGCGCAGAGCGCGCACGGCGCTGCGGGCGATGCGGGCCATGGAGCCGAAGGCCACCACCACCAGCTCCGCATCCTCCGTATCCACGCAGTCAAAGGCGCATTCGGCGCGCATGGCTTCATACTTGCGCATGAGCATGCGGTTGCGCTCGGCCAGGGCCCCTTCCGCCAGATAGACGGATTTGAGCAGCCGCGGCCCAGCGCCGGGCCCGCGTTTGCCGTAGCCCTCCAGCCGCCAGCCCGCGGCCAGACGGGCCAGGTCTTCCGGCGGCACGGCGTCCTTGGGCGGCACGCGGCGCACGGGCTCCTTGATCTGGCCCACAATGGCGTCGCCCAGCACCAGCACGGGGTTGGCGTACTTGAAGGCCAGGGCAAAAGCGCGGAACATGAAGTCGTAGCACTCCTGTGCCGTGCTGGGAGCCAGAACCAGGTTGCGGTGGTCTCCGTGGCCGCCGCCCTTGACGGCCTGAAAATAATCGCCCTGGGAAGGGCCGATATCCCCCAGGCCAGGGCCGCCCCGCTGCATGTTGACCATGACCCCAGGGATCTGGCTGCCCGCCATGTAGGAGACGCCCTCCTGCATGAGCGAAATGCCGCAGCCCGAAGAGGAGGTCATGGCCGGCACGCCGCAGGCCGCCGCGCCCAGCAGCATGTTGACGGCGGCCACCTCGCTTTCGGCCTGCACAAACTGGCCGCCCCGATCGGGCAGCAGCACGGAGAGAGCTTCGGGCACTTCGTTCTGCGGGGTGATGGGGTAGCCGAAGTAGCAGCGGCAGCCCGCGTCCGCCGCGCCATAAGCAATGGCTTCGTTGCCCTTGATGAGGATGCGTTCGGCCTCGCTCATGCCGCACCTCCCTTGGTCCTGGCGGTGCGGAACACGCGGATGGCCACGTCCGGGCACATAACGGCGCAGGCGGCGCAGCCCGTACACGATCCCGCCTGTTCCATGACTTCATAGCCCTGGCGGTTATAGCGGCCCGAAGGCCGCAGAATGTGCGCCGGGCAGGCTTCCACACACAGGCGGCAGCCCTTGCAGCGCTCTTCCAGAAAAACGACTCGCGACATGGATACTCCTTTGCGCCCGGCGGCAGGGACGCTGTGGGGGGATGCCGCCCGGCGCGGGGCTCGCCGCCCCGCCCGAAGCGGACGCCGCCGCGGAAACGTCAGCGGATAAGCATGGCGTCCCCGTAAGAAAAGAACCGGTAACCCCTGGCCACGGCCTCGGCGTATGCCGCCAGCACGCGCTTGCGCCCGGCAAAGGCGGACACCAGCATGAGCAGGGAGGATTCCGGCAGGTGAAAATTCGTCACCAGGGCGTCCGTTACACGGAAGCGCTGGCCGGGATAGAGAAAAATGTCCGTCCAGCCCGCAAAGGGCTGCACCCGGCCGCAGAGCTCGGCCACGCCCTCCAGAGCGCGCACGCTGGTGGTGCCCACGGCCACCACCGGGCGCTTCTCGGCCTTGGCCCGGGCCACGGCCAGGGCCGTGGCCTCCGGCACCTCAATATATTCGCGGTGCATGCGGTGGGCGCGGATGTTCTGGCTGCGCACGGGGCTGAAGGTGCCGTAGCCTACATAGAGGGTGACCTCCGCCCACTGGAAGCCGCGGGCGGCCAGCCTGGCGCGCAGATCCTCAGTAAAATGCAGGCCCGCCGTGGGCGCGGCCACGGATCCGGTTTTGTCCTCGCGGGCGTAGACGGTCTGGTAGCGGCTTTTGTCCTCCTCCCCGTCCGGACGCTTGATGTAGGGC is a window encoding:
- a CDS encoding GNAT family N-acetyltransferase, yielding MRILHKQQHLSPLEGPRLEPHPFHAAGAPPDERDGAPLVPVGRPERGDRPVAAPHQPVPQNDAFEFRQLGEEDFEEFEALLRYAFQVSSSEMARIGWSDKEMKQSKLPIFEASHVMGWFYKGHLASQIVIYPMEVNIHGSICKMGGITGVATYPEYTGRGLIRTLIGKSLEYMRDQQQAISYLCPYSIPLYRKHGWEIISDKMTFTIKDTQLPRRHPVDGQIERVDIESEDLHRVYRYFARQEHGALIRGALEWEEYWRWDSDDVMAAVYYSADGKPLGYVIYYIENEIFSIKEMVYLNQEAKSGIWNYISAHFSMITKVEGCNYSGESLAFQFEDSEIDETIQPYAMARIVDVQKFVETYAFQITDPRLVLELNVSDPMAPWNNGIFRVGWAEGRTLCEKVPAWSTGHRISLNIQTLTTMLMGYKRPTYLYNNDRIDMDYHLLKKLESLIPSDKPYFSDYF
- a CDS encoding 2-oxoacid:acceptor oxidoreductase family protein; protein product: MSEYQDVIIAGFGGQGVMLAGNLLAQAGMEHGLEVSFIPVYGAEMRGGTANCTVVLDTHPIGAPLVREPRSTIILNEPSLTKFQPRLHKAGVQIVNASLIDRGLLDASRRSVYIPVNDMAHELGNVKLANMVALGAWIRATAALPLAAVQEALRRVVSSHYAHLVPVNAKALEAGYNFAA
- a CDS encoding thiamine pyrophosphate-dependent enzyme, which translates into the protein MDTALQEELRPQAGETLVFDANPVLNERETHYCPGCHHGIAHRLVSEVLHELGVAERTILVASVGCATFTYDYFNVDGLEAPHGRACAVATGVRRARPDAVVFTYQGDGDMAAIGMAESLHAANRGERITAVFINNTVYGMTGGQMAPTTLLGQKTTTTVHGRNAANEGGPIHMAELMAQLGGVAYAARCALDSVAHVRAAKKALRRAFEAQINGLGFGFVELLSGCPTNWHMDPIAANKRIAEAMIPEFPLGVYKDAAAPQEADHE
- the vorB gene encoding 3-methyl-2-oxobutanoate dehydrogenase subunit VorB codes for the protein MSEAERILIKGNEAIAYGAADAGCRCYFGYPITPQNEVPEALSVLLPDRGGQFVQAESEVAAVNMLLGAAACGVPAMTSSSGCGISLMQEGVSYMAGSQIPGVMVNMQRGGPGLGDIGPSQGDYFQAVKGGGHGDHRNLVLAPSTAQECYDFMFRAFALAFKYANPVLVLGDAIVGQIKEPVRRVPPKDAVPPEDLARLAAGWRLEGYGKRGPGAGPRLLKSVYLAEGALAERNRMLMRKYEAMRAECAFDCVDTEDAELVVVAFGSMARIARSAVRALRAEGRKVGLFRPVTLYPFPDEALRALAPGRRFLVLEQNTGQMVEDVRLALCAQPGAAAAEVRWHGVMPGLFVGAEALREPMLQALEEK
- a CDS encoding 4Fe-4S dicluster domain-containing protein, whose amino-acid sequence is MSRVVFLEERCKGCRLCVEACPAHILRPSGRYNRQGYEVMEQAGSCTGCAACAVMCPDVAIRVFRTARTKGGAA
- the queA gene encoding tRNA preQ1(34) S-adenosylmethionine ribosyltransferase-isomerase QueA; this translates as MPIEEADFWLESYNFDLPQERIAQFPPEERGNSRLMALPRTGPLELTHAQFADLPDLLPPGALLVANNSRVLQARLLGTRATGGKVEFLLLTPLPLVLERARPDKLGGLAAEADGLVRSGGSIRDGESFDFGAGIKVTVLESGPFGQRRVRLHWTGDLARAFAATGHIPLPPYIKRPDGEEDKSRYQTVYAREDKTGSVAAPTAGLHFTEDLRARLAARGFQWAEVTLYVGYGTFSPVRSQNIRAHRMHREYIEVPEATALAVARAKAEKRPVVAVGTTSVRALEGVAELCGRVQPFAGWTDIFLYPGQRFRVTDALVTNFHLPESSLLMLVSAFAGRKRVLAAYAEAVARGYRFFSYGDAMLIR